A region of Saccopteryx leptura isolate mSacLep1 chromosome X, mSacLep1_pri_phased_curated, whole genome shotgun sequence DNA encodes the following proteins:
- the SOWAHD gene encoding ankyrin repeat domain-containing protein SOWAHD translates to MAHSGGVAPPAPGASLALSARSLRSAPLPRPSRADAGSLGRYWGSAAASREPAFHGSSLMLSGAGSGRRRGVLRELLGLQGKAPAGWPSKERAEEPSPGGPNGAGGSRLCLEPREHAWILAAAEGRFEALRELLEAEPGLLLRGDPITGYSVLHWLAKHGRHEELILVHDFAQRHGLQLDVSAPGSGGLTPLHLAALQGHYLVIKVLVGALGADPKRRDHSGHRACYYLPPSAPWSLRELSGAEDWETASGSERKNANNNSSGAAGRSLRRSLHAVRATAAETRAGRAPLADKKDSTGNRVGQIQGFFRQVFPFFQDR, encoded by the coding sequence ATGGCCCACTCCGGAGGGGTCGCGCCCCCGGCGCCCGGGGCCTCCCTGGCGCTGAGCGCACGGAGCCTGCGGAGCGCCCCGCTGCCCCGCCCCTCGAGAGCGGACGCCGGCAGCCTGGGCAGGTACTGGGGCAGCGCCGCCGCCTCCCGGGAGCCCGCCTTTCACGGCTCGTCGTTGATGCTCTCCGGAGCCGGCTCGGGGCGCCGGCGGGGAGTGCTGCGGGAGCTGCTGGGGCTGCAGGGGAAGGCGCCCGCCGGGTGGCCGTCTAAGGAGCGCGCGGAGGAGCCGTCCCCCGGCGGGCCGAACGGAGCGGGCGGCAGCAGGCTGTGCCTGGAGCCGCGGGAACACGCGTGGATTCTGGCGGCCGCCGAGGGCCGCTTTGAGGCGCTGCGGGAGCTGCTGGAAGCCGAGCCGGGGCTGCTCCTACGGGGCGACCCGATCACCGGCTATTCGGTGCTGCACTGGCTGGCCAAGCACGGGCGCCACGAGGAGCTCATCCTGGTGCACGACTTCGCCCAGCGCCACGGGCTGCAGCTCGACGTGAGCGCCCCGGGGAGCGGCGGCCTCACGCCCCTTCACCTGGCGGCCCTGCAGGGCCACTACCTGGTCATCAAGGTGCTGGTTGGCGCCTTGGGGGCTGACCCCAAGCGCCGTGACCACAGCGGCCATCGGGCCTGTTACTACCTGCCGCCCAGCGCGCCCTGGAGCCTGCGAGAGCTGTCGGGGGCCGAGGATTGGGAGACGGCGAGCGGCAGCGAGCGGAAAAACGCCAACAACAACAGCAGCGGTGCCGCCGGCCGGTCGCTGCGAAGGTCTCTGCACGCAGTGCGCGCGACGGCCGCGGAGACAAGGGCGGGACGGGCGCCGTTGGCCGACAAGAAGGACTCCACCGGCAACCGAGTGGGGCAAATTCAAGGCTTTTTTCGCCAGGTATTTCCCTTCTTCCAGGACCGCTGA